In Arthrobacter sp. SLBN-112, a genomic segment contains:
- the sufU gene encoding Fe-S cluster assembly sulfur transfer protein SufU, protein MSLDQLYQQIILDHSKARHGSGLAATHAPDGAVTGQSHQLNPVCGDEVTLRLAVQDGKVAQVAWDGAGCSISMASASVLSELALGMTVAELHQVIDSFREVLRSRGKVQADPELLGDAAAFEGVARYAARVKCAMISWVAAEDALNQAA, encoded by the coding sequence ATGAGCCTCGACCAGCTGTACCAGCAGATCATCCTGGACCATTCCAAGGCACGCCACGGCAGCGGCCTGGCAGCCACCCACGCCCCGGACGGCGCAGTAACGGGCCAATCGCACCAGCTCAACCCGGTATGTGGAGACGAAGTCACGCTCCGGCTGGCGGTGCAGGACGGCAAGGTTGCCCAGGTGGCCTGGGACGGAGCCGGCTGCTCCATTTCCATGGCCTCGGCGTCGGTCCTCTCAGAGCTCGCCCTCGGAATGACAGTTGCCGAACTCCACCAGGTGATCGACAGCTTCCGGGAGGTGCTCCGTTCACGGGGCAAGGTCCAGGCGGACCCCGAACTGCTGGGAGACGCCGCCGCCTTCGAGGGGGTGGCCCGCTACGCGGCCCGGGTCAAGTGCGCCATGATTTCCTGGGTGGCCGCGGAGGATGCCCTCAACCAGGCGGCATAA
- the mfd gene encoding transcription-repair coupling factor encodes MSLPGQSAAGTSSAGKTRYGTSGAVPTLDGLRRALEPDQTFGRVRAEAARGFEGRGQDYQISAPAGLRPVLLAEMADGLAASAVGGEPGVVLAVTATGREAEDLSAALRAYLPADTVAEFPSWETLPHERLSPRSDTVGRRLSVLRRLAHPESSTTARLRVVVAPVRAVVQPVVAGLGDLVPVTLRVGQEVPFSDVVKSLADAAYARVDMVTHRGEFAVRGGIIDVFPPTEDHPVRVEFFGDEVDQMRWFAVADQRSLSAPGIHHPTELHAPPCREILITPSVMSRAATLKAQLPAAADMLEKIAGGIAVEGMESLAPVLVDAMVPFVDQLPADSVAVVIEPEKVRTRAHDLAATNEEFLEAAWSTASDGGSAPLDLSSQASAALHSASFRSLAETRGSALAHGVSWWSITSLAQDSELLPEIDVLNLHAREPRGYQGDVAEMMEFIGSHVRDQWRIVVATEGPGPAQRLAELFHDADIPCARVDSLDHEPQAGIIEVTTAAVGRGFVLDGLKVGLLTEADLLGRTSAGSTKDMRRMPSKRRNAVDPLQLVAGDHVVHEQHGIGRFVELIQRKVAGGGDGVREYLVLEYAPSKRGAPGDRLFVPTDQLDQVTRYVGGDTPVLSKMGGADWASTKSKARKAVKEIAGELIRLYSARMASRGHAFAPDTPWQRELEEAFPYVETPDQLTTINEVKADMEREIPMDRLVSGDVGYGKTEIAVRAAFKAVQDGKQVAVLVPTTLLAQQHYETFTERFSGFPLRVKALSRFQGTKETKETVEGVKSGSVDVVIGTHRLLSKDFEFKDLGLVIVDEEQRFGVEHKEALKKMRTNVDVLAMSATPIPRTLEMSLTGIRETSTLATPPEERHPVLTYVGPYTDKQTSAAIRRELMREGQVFFVHNRVSTIERTAAKIRELVPEARVEVAHGKMSESRLEQIIVDFWEKRFDVLVCTTIIETGLDISNANTLIVDGADKYGLSQLHQLRGRVGRGRERAYAYFLYPSEKPLGEVALERLKAVAAHNELGAGMQLAMKDLEIRGAGNLLGGEQSGHIQGVGFDLYIRLVGEAVADFRGEAEEKAAEMKIELPVNAHLPHDYVPGERLRLEAYRKLAAAVTNEAIDEVTAELVDRYGELPLPAQNLVAVARFRVGAREAGLTDVALQGNFIKFSPATLPESKVMRLNRMYPGSQSKPALDAVLIPKPKTARIGGRDLQDAEILEWANGVIRNIFSDAPLTVG; translated from the coding sequence ATGAGTCTTCCCGGCCAGTCCGCCGCCGGCACGTCCAGCGCCGGCAAAACCCGTTACGGCACGTCCGGCGCGGTTCCCACGCTGGATGGCCTGCGCCGGGCTTTGGAACCGGACCAGACATTCGGCCGTGTCCGGGCCGAGGCCGCCAGGGGCTTCGAGGGCCGCGGCCAGGACTACCAGATCAGCGCGCCCGCCGGCCTGCGCCCCGTACTGCTCGCGGAGATGGCAGACGGCCTGGCAGCGTCCGCGGTCGGTGGCGAACCGGGGGTTGTGCTGGCCGTGACCGCCACCGGCAGGGAAGCCGAAGACCTCTCCGCGGCACTGCGGGCCTACCTGCCGGCGGATACCGTGGCCGAGTTCCCCAGCTGGGAAACCCTTCCGCACGAGCGGCTTTCGCCGCGTTCGGACACCGTGGGCAGGCGGCTGTCCGTCCTGCGCCGCCTGGCCCACCCGGAAAGTTCGACGACGGCGCGGCTGCGCGTCGTCGTCGCGCCCGTTCGCGCCGTGGTCCAGCCGGTGGTGGCCGGCCTGGGTGACCTGGTTCCGGTCACATTGAGAGTGGGCCAGGAGGTGCCGTTTTCCGACGTGGTGAAGAGCCTCGCGGATGCTGCCTACGCCCGGGTGGACATGGTCACGCACCGCGGCGAATTCGCCGTCCGCGGCGGCATCATCGACGTCTTTCCGCCCACCGAGGACCACCCCGTCCGGGTGGAGTTCTTCGGGGACGAAGTGGACCAGATGCGCTGGTTCGCCGTAGCCGACCAGCGGTCGCTGTCCGCGCCCGGCATCCACCACCCCACGGAACTGCACGCCCCGCCGTGCCGCGAAATCCTCATCACGCCGTCCGTGATGTCCCGCGCCGCCACGTTGAAGGCCCAGCTGCCGGCCGCGGCGGACATGCTGGAAAAGATAGCCGGCGGCATCGCCGTGGAGGGCATGGAATCCCTGGCCCCGGTACTGGTGGATGCCATGGTGCCGTTCGTGGACCAGCTGCCCGCGGATTCCGTCGCCGTCGTCATCGAACCCGAGAAGGTGCGCACCCGCGCCCACGACCTCGCCGCCACCAACGAGGAGTTCCTTGAGGCGGCCTGGTCCACGGCGTCCGACGGCGGGAGCGCACCCTTGGACCTCAGCTCCCAGGCCAGCGCGGCCCTCCATTCGGCGAGCTTCCGCTCCCTGGCCGAAACCCGCGGGTCCGCCTTGGCGCACGGGGTCTCCTGGTGGTCCATCACCTCACTGGCGCAGGATTCAGAACTGCTCCCCGAGATCGACGTATTGAACCTGCATGCCCGCGAACCCCGCGGCTACCAGGGCGATGTGGCGGAAATGATGGAGTTCATCGGTTCGCACGTCCGCGACCAGTGGCGCATCGTGGTGGCTACCGAAGGTCCCGGGCCGGCCCAGCGCCTGGCCGAACTCTTCCATGACGCGGACATCCCGTGCGCCCGGGTGGACAGCCTGGACCACGAGCCCCAGGCGGGCATCATCGAAGTGACCACTGCCGCCGTCGGCCGCGGCTTTGTCCTTGACGGGCTCAAAGTGGGCCTGCTGACTGAGGCCGACCTCCTGGGCCGGACTTCCGCCGGGTCCACCAAGGACATGCGGCGCATGCCCTCCAAGCGGCGCAACGCCGTGGACCCGCTGCAGTTGGTGGCGGGTGACCACGTGGTGCACGAACAGCACGGCATCGGCCGGTTCGTGGAACTGATCCAGCGCAAGGTGGCTGGTGGCGGCGACGGCGTCCGCGAATACCTGGTCCTGGAATACGCGCCCTCGAAACGCGGCGCGCCCGGCGACCGGCTGTTCGTCCCCACGGACCAGCTGGACCAGGTGACCCGTTACGTGGGCGGGGACACCCCTGTCCTGAGCAAGATGGGCGGCGCGGACTGGGCCAGCACCAAGTCCAAGGCGCGCAAAGCCGTCAAGGAAATCGCCGGTGAGCTGATCCGGCTGTACTCGGCCCGGATGGCGTCCCGCGGGCACGCGTTTGCCCCGGATACCCCCTGGCAGCGCGAACTCGAAGAAGCCTTCCCTTATGTGGAGACGCCGGACCAGCTGACCACCATCAACGAGGTCAAGGCCGACATGGAGCGGGAAATCCCCATGGACCGGCTGGTGTCAGGCGACGTGGGCTACGGCAAGACCGAAATCGCCGTCAGGGCCGCATTCAAAGCCGTGCAGGACGGCAAGCAGGTGGCCGTGCTGGTGCCCACCACCCTGCTCGCCCAGCAGCACTACGAGACCTTCACCGAGCGCTTCTCCGGCTTCCCGCTGCGGGTCAAGGCGCTGTCCCGGTTCCAGGGGACGAAGGAAACCAAGGAGACCGTGGAGGGCGTCAAGAGCGGCTCGGTGGACGTCGTGATCGGTACCCACCGGCTGCTCTCCAAGGACTTTGAGTTCAAGGACCTCGGCCTGGTGATCGTGGACGAGGAGCAGCGGTTCGGCGTCGAACACAAGGAAGCGCTGAAGAAGATGCGCACTAACGTGGACGTCCTGGCGATGAGCGCGACGCCGATCCCGCGCACCCTGGAGATGTCCCTGACCGGCATCCGGGAGACCTCCACCCTGGCCACCCCGCCGGAGGAAAGGCATCCGGTACTGACCTACGTGGGCCCATACACGGACAAGCAGACCTCTGCGGCGATCCGCCGCGAACTGATGCGCGAGGGACAGGTGTTCTTCGTGCACAACCGGGTCTCGACGATCGAGCGAACCGCCGCGAAGATCCGCGAACTGGTGCCTGAGGCGCGTGTGGAGGTGGCGCACGGCAAGATGTCGGAGAGCCGGCTGGAGCAGATCATCGTGGACTTCTGGGAGAAGCGGTTCGACGTCCTGGTCTGCACCACCATCATCGAAACGGGGCTGGATATCTCCAACGCCAACACCCTGATCGTGGACGGGGCGGACAAGTACGGCCTGTCCCAGCTGCACCAGCTCCGCGGCCGGGTGGGCCGTGGCCGGGAGCGTGCGTACGCGTACTTCCTGTACCCCTCGGAGAAGCCGCTTGGCGAGGTGGCGCTGGAGCGGCTCAAGGCCGTGGCCGCGCACAACGAACTGGGCGCCGGCATGCAGCTGGCCATGAAGGACCTGGAGATCCGCGGTGCCGGCAACCTGCTGGGCGGTGAACAGTCCGGGCACATCCAGGGGGTTGGGTTCGACCTGTACATCCGGCTGGTGGGCGAGGCCGTGGCGGACTTCCGCGGCGAAGCCGAAGAGAAGGCCGCGGAGATGAAGATCGAGCTGCCCGTCAACGCACACCTGCCGCACGACTACGTCCCCGGCGAGCGGCTGCGCCTGGAGGCCTACCGGAAGCTCGCGGCCGCGGTCACCAACGAGGCCATCGACGAGGTCACGGCCGAGCTCGTGGACCGCTACGGCGAGCTGCCCCTGCCCGCGCAGAACCTGGTGGCCGTGGCCCGGTTCCGGGTGGGCGCACGCGAGGCCGGCCTGACAGACGTCGCGCTGCAGGGCAACTTCATCAAGTTCTCCCCGGCCACCCTGCCTGAGTCGAAGGTGATGCGCCTGAACCGCATGTACCCGGGCTCGCAATCCAAGCCCGCACTGGACGCCGTCCTCATACCCAAGCCGAAAACCGCACGGATCGGCGGCCGGGACCTGCAGGACGCGGAGATCCTCGAATGGGCCAACGGCGTGATCCGGAACATCTTCTCAGATGCTCCCCTGACTGTCGGTTAG
- a CDS encoding DUF2505 domain-containing protein, protein MALSATTTLPHSVDSVAAVLVNEDFQRHVSQLVGGELESFNIDGDTAGAFSATSVRTLPTTRLPEIARKFVGEHLKVTQVENWDAPAADGSRQSTISLKIAGAPVDVSAVQRLVADAGGTRVELEGAVKSSVPFLGGKIADAAEPMVAKALNLQATQAQAWLESH, encoded by the coding sequence ATGGCGCTGAGCGCAACCACCACCCTTCCGCACTCCGTTGACAGCGTTGCCGCTGTGCTGGTGAACGAGGATTTCCAGCGCCACGTCAGCCAGCTGGTGGGCGGCGAACTGGAGTCCTTCAACATCGACGGCGACACCGCCGGCGCGTTCAGCGCCACGTCGGTGCGGACCCTCCCCACCACCCGGCTGCCCGAAATCGCCCGCAAGTTCGTGGGTGAGCACCTCAAGGTGACGCAGGTGGAAAACTGGGATGCCCCCGCCGCCGACGGATCCCGCCAGAGCACCATCTCGCTGAAGATCGCCGGCGCCCCGGTGGATGTCTCGGCCGTGCAGCGGCTGGTGGCCGACGCCGGCGGGACCCGGGTGGAGCTTGAGGGCGCGGTGAAGTCCTCCGTGCCGTTCCTGGGCGGCAAGATTGCCGACGCCGCCGAGCCCATGGTGGCCAAGGCGTTGAACCTGCAGGCCACGCAGGCGCAGGCCTGGCTGGAAAGCCACTAA
- a CDS encoding SCO4848 family membrane protein, with the protein MVLPVFAALVLIVAGVWSLVVWPQFLRRVMNDPRARDRAGKATRFLTVHVVLVSISMVLGLATAVIGVLGLLG; encoded by the coding sequence ATGGTGCTTCCCGTTTTCGCTGCGCTGGTCCTGATTGTCGCCGGCGTTTGGTCGCTGGTGGTCTGGCCGCAGTTCCTGCGCCGGGTCATGAACGACCCCCGGGCCAGGGACCGTGCAGGCAAGGCCACCAGGTTCCTCACCGTGCATGTGGTGCTGGTCAGCATCTCCATGGTGCTCGGGCTCGCCACCGCAGTCATCGGCGTCCTCGGGCTGCTGGGCTGA